A genome region from Bacillaceae bacterium IKA-2 includes the following:
- a CDS encoding type II secretion system protein — protein MKMSKNETGMTLIELLVVIVILGIIAGIAIISFSTIIQKSKDNAFVANAYTLKEAAEKYYLSSGSFTDESALPLEIPFEVILTSGFIEVFKDPDTSEMMPVSGNGTFVEINNQAGALNYYICYQGDERQLCDEDGKGILFQDLNISLIR, from the coding sequence ATGAAAATGAGTAAGAACGAAACGGGAATGACGTTAATTGAGTTACTAGTTGTGATTGTTATTTTGGGAATCATAGCAGGTATTGCGATCATTAGTTTTAGTACAATTATTCAAAAATCGAAAGACAATGCTTTTGTTGCAAATGCATATACGTTAAAGGAAGCAGCAGAAAAGTATTATCTTTCATCGGGAAGTTTTACTGATGAAAGCGCGCTTCCTCTCGAAATTCCTTTTGAGGTCATACTTACAAGTGGGTTTATTGAAGTTTTTAAAGATCCAGATACAAGCGAAATGATGCCTGTATCTGGAAATGGGACATTTGTTGAAATAAATAATCAAGCAGGGGCACTTAATTACTATATTTGTTATCAAGGCGATGAGCGACAGCTTTGTGATGAAGATGGAAAAGGAATTCTATTTCAAGACCTCAACATTAGTCTAATTCGATAA
- a CDS encoding PilN domain-containing protein, with product MLVEINLLPQKQQRSMLIFIIAGLVFSLFMTAIIVGYFSYESKSRALKAIENEIEFTIALREIEEQKLVTGEKLGSFAEIMAKIDWISSQRISLVFLLDHLVSLLPERGYFMNYQYSDQGTVSINVQFDTPREAASYLNELNESPYIIETALQNLTTQEVTDEVSDERFHFLPRYMANYSITIDREAVKRAEEKEE from the coding sequence ATGCTAGTAGAAATTAATCTTTTACCTCAAAAACAACAGCGGAGTATGCTTATCTTTATAATTGCCGGCTTAGTTTTCAGCTTATTTATGACTGCTATTATTGTTGGGTATTTTTCTTATGAAAGCAAAAGTCGGGCGTTAAAAGCGATTGAAAATGAAATTGAGTTTACGATTGCCCTCCGCGAAATCGAAGAGCAGAAACTAGTAACCGGAGAAAAGCTTGGTAGCTTTGCTGAAATAATGGCAAAGATTGACTGGATTTCAAGTCAACGAATTTCTCTTGTGTTTCTTCTCGACCATCTCGTTTCTTTACTTCCTGAACGAGGCTATTTTATGAATTACCAATATTCGGATCAAGGAACCGTGTCTATTAATGTTCAATTTGACACGCCACGGGAAGCAGCGAGCTATTTGAATGAATTAAATGAGTCACCATATATCATAGAGACTGCGTTGCAGAATTTAACTACGCAAGAAGTGACTGATGAGGTGAGCGATGAACGTTTTCACTTTCTACCGAGATATATGGCTAACTACAGCATAACGATAGACCGTGAGGCAGTGAAGCGCGCAGAGGAGAAGGAGGAATAA